The following nucleotide sequence is from Hevea brasiliensis isolate MT/VB/25A 57/8 chromosome 7, ASM3005281v1, whole genome shotgun sequence.
GGTTACTTCAAGCAAGCAAAGTCCTTAATTTGCCATGTCCAATATTGGGCAGTGCTGGAGTAATCAATGGCTAAGGTACTAATTTCATGCTTCTAATCTTTTTTTACCTGCCTAATTAAGTTCTTTAAAAAATGATTTTCTAGTCTTTCTATGTGCTTTTCAAAAGGTATTGGTCCCgtcatttaatatataaaatatttgtggggcAATTGACATGCTTTTTCTACGCGAAACAATTTTGAAGTTTTGACTTTTCAGCTGTCAAAAGTTGACATTTGACTATGTAGGGGTTGGTATGCCTCGAGAATTCTTGGTTAGTACACACTGAGAAAATAAAATTCATCACACTACCAAACTTTTACTCAATCACGGTTAAAGTTAAAGTTTAAATATGTGATATGTAAAaattctctgttttgaagtgcaACTATATGGTAAACTTTGTGatgtcttctttttttttttttttttttaattttttctaacTTTTTGGTCTCATGGAGaagaaaaactaactactgcAACTCAGTTGCTTGTCAAGTATGAGTCTTTAATTTATGGTCAACCGAGTTGCTTTTTATTGCATTTGATGTGAGTGTGCAAGTGGCCTAACAACTACAATAATAATGCAAGTGAAATTTCTTTAACTTTTCTCTAGGAGAAAGTTTGGATTTGAATTCTCATCGTCGCATACTGTGTATTATAAGTAATCAACTTAAGTGAGTGTTTAAATTCTTTGGAAAAAAAAAGTGAGTGTTTAAATTTGATGAAAAAGTAAAGATAGATTAACTTAGTTAGGCCTCAAATTGAATTCTCCCTGCAAATTATAATATTGCTTTAAGTCAATAGGCTTATCAACGGAGATCTCCATATATTTACTTGGTCGTCAAATTCATCCATGAACGTGTTAGTGATTTTAGCATATAATGGGATCACCTGCaagttacttatttatttatgtttTCCACTAAGAGGGTTCCTCTTTACTTCAAATATTGGTGCATATTTTTAATTACCAAATATATTATGTTTCATTTTCCCATGATTACTATCCCATTATAATTGACAGTGGAATTAAAAGCCTTCTTGCTCCTATCTAGGCATGCCAAATCTTTTTACCTGGCACTAATTTGTGGTGTACAGTGATTTGGGTATTTTCTATATATTATAATCTCACTTTCTTTTGGTCATCAGCCACAATCTACTAATTAGTGACTTCATAATCAGTGACCTTATAGAATCACTGTTTAAATGTCTAAACCTTCTATTTCTATTTCTCCTTTAAAGAATTAATATTTTCTTCATCCCTTATGAATCAAAGTGTTGAAACGTGACTAATTTTAGAATTGACATAgctcaattttaatttttgttttatttaaacaTACTCATAATTATGAATATGATATTATTGAGTTTTCTTAAGTAACCAGTAGCATAAAACTATATTAGAAAAAGAGTccctgtttattttattttatgatcATTTCCCTGTTTAATTTTTCGGTGAACAAAAACTAATTTACATACTGAGCATGCATGCAGGTAGCTCATAGCTCATGAAATGCTtccatggatttttttttttcatctcatcattaaagaaattattttgattgtttgttgtaatatatatatatatatatataaaagccattttgaaattgtttttttgTTTAATGATATTCAAAAGAGTTTGATGTGAATCCATGCTCTttattctataaaaaaaaaaaaaattaaaggcttTATTCTCATCatattaaaagaaataagattctATTTTTTTATAGGAAGTGATCACTCCCCAACTAGTACACTATATTAAAACATGACCCAGTTcggatttaaatcaaaattcgactgcttaaattaaaattaattagaactTTTTTAAATTGGATCAAAACCAaattatatcatttttttttatcgaTTCAATCTATTTTTAtattgaaattatattttttatttttataaaaatataaaatttgatcattaaatttaattaaaccgtataaaataaattagaattaaaTAGAAATTAAACTTGTATTGAATTCTAGACTAATATCGAgggatatttatttatttatttatttgtttttaacAGAAGGGATGTTTTtcaatttaatcttaaattcccaactCTTCAAATCGGACAACGCCATATCTGCCCATGCAGAATGGGATCCAACTCACAGGAAAGCTGTAAACTTTAAATAACTTGAAGTTCTGCCTtgcataaaataaaatattcagaCCAAAGAACTTGATGCCCGCAATAAAGAGGTCAGATTTAGGCGCTTTTGGTGGGGGGGCGAGGGGGCGGCGGGCGCGTGGGGTGGGGTGGTTGCAAGATGATTTAATTTTtagatatataaaaaattttcttaagaagagatatataattattgagaaaaatttatttaaatttaattttttatgaatttaaaatataaatatataaaatttattttttttaatatataaatttcattattatattatattttgatACGTCAAGTTTGGATAAAAAATTTCTTTATAATTATTAAGGTTTGATTGCTAGGCTCTTTTGCTAAAGGATAAGCATTTCAATATTTGAATGTGCCTTGCATCTTTAAAGTCAACTCAAGAGGTAACATTAATTTAACCAGGTCAAGACTTGATTAATAGAGCCCTAGGCCCTTGTtgcaaattttttatttaaacacagATCTTTTTCACTTGTAAATTCTAAGTCCTTTCTTTAATAGTCTTGTTTACAAAGATAAACTAGATGCTATTGGTCTAAGGCTTTCAGCGTCGGTTTCCTTTTTCCTCCCCAGATTAGTCTGTGAAGTACAGCCCAGATCTTATCCTCTGCTATCACTTCTCCTCTGCTATATAAAGAGTACAACCCATATCTCATAGCACCAAGTCATACAGCTAACCATGAGTATAACTCAAAAGCTTTCTCTCCTCGTTCATTTTCTTTTTGTGCTGTCTTTGCTTCCATTACAGATTACCTCATCACCAAGAACACAAGCAGAAGCTCTCATCCAATGGAGAAATAGCTTATCTTCCTTGCCTCCTTCTCTGAATTCCTGGTCCTTCACCAACCTTAACAACCTTTGCAACTGGACTGCCATTTCCTGCGACACCACTGGAACAGTCTCCAAATTAAACCTCTCCAACCTTAACATAAATGGAACACTCACCCAATTCAACTTCTCTTCATTTGTAAACATTTCCAGCGTTGACCTCCAGAATAACAATATAGGGGGAACGATACCAGCAGCTATTGGTAGCCTCTCCAAGCTCACTTACTTGGACTTGAGTGTCAACTATTTAGCTGGCAACATTCCTGTTGAGATGGGGCGATTGACAGAGCTTCAATATCTTAGCCTTTATGACAACAATCTCAATGGTACAATTCCTTATCAGCTCAGCAATCTTCAAAAGGTATGGTACTTGGATCTTGGAGCAAATTACTTGGAAGACCCTGACTGGTCAAAATTTTCAACTATGCCTTCTTTGATGCATCTTAGTTTTTTTCTCAATGAACTTACTTTAGGCTTCCCTGATTTCATATCCAATTGCCAGAACTTGACCTTTCTAGATTTGTCATGGAATCAGTTGACTGGCATGATACCAGAATGGGCTTACACCAATCTGGGAAAGATTGAGTATTTCAATCTCACTGACAATTTATTCCAAGGACCATTATTATCAAACATTTCCAAGCTTTCCAATCTCAAACATCTTCGTCTACAAAATAACAAGTTTATTGGTCAGATTCCTGAAAGTATTGGTTTGTTGTCTGGTCTTGAAACTCTTGAGTTGTATAACAATTCGTTCCTGGGGAATATTCCATCTTCTTTAGGCCAACTTAGGCATTTGGAACTACTTGATCTCCGAATGAATGCCTTGAATTCAACAATTCCGTCCGACCTTGGCCTTTGTACTAACCTCACTTACGTGGCCTTGGCCTTGAATCAACTAAGTGGGAACTTGCCCTTGTCCTTGTCCAATCTGAGCAAAATGGTCCATCTGGGTTTGTCTGATAATTTTTTAACAGGTGAGATCTCACCTTATCTTTTTGCCAATTGGACTGAATTGCACTCCTtgcaacttcaaaataatttgttATCTGGACATATTCCCTCAGAAATAGGACAACTGACAAAACTCAATCTTCTTTTTCTGTACAATAATACATTCTCTGGTTTGATTCCTCCTGAAATTGGAAACTTGAAAGATTTGCAAAGTCTAGACCTTTCAGGAAACCAGCTTTCAGGACCCATTCCTCCAAAATTTTGGAATCTCAAAAATCTTCAAATCATGAATCTTTTCTCCAACAACATCAGTGGAATAATTCCGCCTGAAGTCGGAAATATGACTTCCCTAATAAACCTAGATCTCAGCAATAACCAGCTGCAAGGAGAGCTGCCAGAGACCATTTCACGCCTTAGTTCTCTGGAGTCCATCAATTTGTTCACCAATAATTTCTCGGGTAGCATCCCAAGTGATCTAGGCAAGTATTGTACTTTAAAATATGCTAGCTTTTCGAACAACAGCTTCTCTGGAGAATTGCCACCTGAACTCTGTAGTGGTTTGGCTCTTGAACAACTTACGGTTAATGGCAACAATTTTTCCGGGTCATTGCCCACCTGCCTGAGGAATTGCTCAGGATTAACTAGAGTCCGGCTTGATGGGAACCAATTCAATGGATCCATCACCAATGCATTTGGAGTTCATCCAGAACTTGTTTTCATTTCTATTAGTGGAAATCAGTTTGTTGGTGAAATCTCACCTTCTTGGGGAGAGTGTGAAAACCTCACCAATTTACAGATGGATAGGAATAGAATTTCTGGTGAAATCCCAGCTGAGCTTGGAAAGTTGACCCAGTTGGGTGTTCTAACGCTGGACTCAAATGATTTGAGTGGGATGATTCCCATTGAACTGGGAAAGCTGAGCATGTTATTCAGGCTCAACCTGAGCAACAATCATTTAACAGGAGTGGTCCCTCTGAGTTTGGGCAATTTGACAAAGCTCGAATCTCTTGATTTATCTGATAACAAGCTGTCTGGGGACATACCACATGAGCTTGGGAATTGTGAGAAGTTATCAACTCTGGATTTGAGCCACAACAACCTATCAGGAGATATGCCTTTTGAACTGGGTAACATAAACTCTCTGCAGTACTTGTTGGATCTCAGCAGCAATTCACTCTCAGGAAAAATACCTGATAATCTGGGAAAGCTTACATTATTGGAAAATTTCAATGTATCACACAATAATCTTTCAGGAAGAATTCCCACAGCATTGTCTGGCATGATTAGTCTGTATTCTTTTGATTTCTCCTACAATGAGTTGACAGGACCTATCCCAACCGGTGGCATGTTCCAAAATGCATCTGCAGAAGCTTTTGTTGAAAACTCAGACTTGTGTGGAAATGTAGAAGGACTATCTCCATGTAATCCAGTGGCATCAAGTAGCAAACCCTCAAAGCATAACAAAAAGGTTCTTATTGGCATCATTGTTCCAGTTTGTGCCTTATTAGTGATATCAGTAATTATTGTTGCAAGTCTAATATATCGTCGCAAGACTGAACTCCGTGATGAAGAGATCAGAGGTATAAATAAATATGAGAGTTATGAGTCTATGATATGGGAAAGAGAAGGAAAATTCACATTTGGCGATATTGTTAAGGCCACTGATAACTTCAATGAGAAGTACTGCATTGGAAAAGGAGGATTTGGAAGTGTTTACAGGGCTGTATTGGCAACAGGTCAAGTTGTTGCAGTCAAGAAACTAAATATATCAGATTCCAGTGATATTCCAGCAATAAATCGCCAGAGTTTTGAGAATGAGATTCGGATGTTGACTGAAGTGAGGCATCGAAACATCATCAAGCTTTATGGTTATTGTTCTAGGGGCAGCTGCTTGTACTTGGTTTATGAGTATGTTGAGAGAGGAAGTTTAGGAAAGGTATTGTATGGGGTGGAaggggaaatggagcttgatTGGGCTACAAGGGTGAAGATTGTGCAAGGAGTGGCTCATGCAATTGCCTACTTGCACCATGATTGCTCTCCACCAATTGTTCATCGGGACATatctttgaataatattttgctcGAGTCAGATTTTGAGCCACGGCTTTCAGATTTTGGCACAGCAAGACTGTTGAATAAAGATTCATCCAACTGGACTGCAGTTGCTGGTTCCTATGGCTATATGGCACCAGGTATATTAATAGTTGTTGTGCATTTATGTTCTGCAATATGAATTAATATCTAATAGCGCTCAGCAATATGAATTAATGGTTGTTGTTGTGCAATATGCATTTAGCACTCAGCAACAATTTGTTGGCctatttattgttattattactattattcaaGAGTTTAAGCCCCTAACTTGTATTATATACAGTTATTTAACCATTAGGCTTACATGTTCCCTTTCTTTGGCTTCATGTGCAGAGCTGGCGCTCACAATGCGGGTCAATGATAAATGTGATGTTTATAGCTTTGGAGTGGTTGCACTAGAAGTTTTGATGGGAAGGCACCCAGGAGAGCTTTTATCTTCATTATCATCACTAAAAACATCAATGCAAACTTATCCAGATTTGTCTGTAAAGGATGTGCTAGACCAGCGGCTTCCATCTCCTACAGGCCACTTAGCAGAGGAGGTTGTTTTTGTAGTTGGGGTTGCCTTAGCATGCACTCGAACAACTCCAGAGGAACGGCCTGTCATGCATTTCGTGGCACAAGAACTAGCAACACGAACTCAAGCATACTTGTCTGAGCCGTTAGAGAAGATAACTCTTAGCAAGTTAACAGCCTTTCAAAGATAGAACATAAaaggaagttttttttttttttttaataggttTGTCCAGGATCCTGCCTACCATTTACTGGATCATAATTAGGGAACTAAGTCTACCCCGAAATGATGCTCTACAGTAATGAGGTGCACATCCCCTTCATGTGTAACTAGTTACTAGAATGAGGATATATTTGATATCATGTACTAATACTGAAGTTAAACTTCAACTTCAACCACTAGATTTTGAAATATTCAAAATATGCTGCATTAACATTCTTTATTTTGTGTTTCCCATATAAAAAATCATATTCTTCCAACTGTACTtcccaatttctttttttttttgggtcaagATGATGAGCATTTTGGGGAATAAAGAATCCCCCATCATTATTTATCTTAATCGTTGCTTTCTGTTTGCTGATATACAGAGTTTATTTTGATCCAGAAAGAGTGAGAACTTTGCTTTGTTCTTTTCTTCCCTTCCTGTTGTACCCTAGTAAGACTTTTTCCATTTCTATTTTTATATTCTATTATTGTTTTTTCATATTGCAAGTTATGGTGAAACAAACTTGGAATTAGTGATGCTGCTCCTAGGTACATAGGACAAGGATTTCTTATGATCATACCTTCAATCCAGTACCCCCCCTACTTGGCTAGAAGAATCCATTTGGTCTGGAGGCAGGACAAATAACATTATATTGGCTTTATTTGGAATAACTCGTTTATaagaaaagaatttaattgaattcttatacaatcatatttgattttttatttttttaaaatatattttttttaaattaaaaaaattgaattctttcatttcaaataccaaaaatgatttaaaagaaatcaattaaattaaatttttataaaaatctaATTGACTTGAAaggatatttatatataaatatttcaaTTCTATATTATTGAGCCTGTTATAAATATACAATTGTTTTCTAAATATAATTCTCTttgaaaatatatgaaatttaaatataCAATTAAAATCAAAAGGTAAAAGTTATAGTGCTTTATCTTTTTATTATGGTTCTCATAGAAATATGAGGTTCAGTCATTTGATTTATATTAAAAGTAATAgtatttctaaattattttaattgcttaatgtttttaatataattttctaTGCATGCTTTTCTGTTGTTAAAATTAGTAATTATTAtacttattttataaaaattgtatatAAATGAAATTGAGGCATTTGAAAAAACTATAACCATTGACATAGCATgaagttataattttttttttaaatagtgtTGTATTTACTTATTATAATTCAGATAAATATATGCAAAGAATTCATAAATTAAACTTTCTTGTAATACTCTAAAagatttttt
It contains:
- the LOC110657597 gene encoding MDIS1-interacting receptor like kinase 2, with product MSITQKLSLLVHFLFVLSLLPLQITSSPRTQAEALIQWRNSLSSLPPSLNSWSFTNLNNLCNWTAISCDTTGTVSKLNLSNLNINGTLTQFNFSSFVNISSVDLQNNNIGGTIPAAIGSLSKLTYLDLSVNYLAGNIPVEMGRLTELQYLSLYDNNLNGTIPYQLSNLQKVWYLDLGANYLEDPDWSKFSTMPSLMHLSFFLNELTLGFPDFISNCQNLTFLDLSWNQLTGMIPEWAYTNLGKIEYFNLTDNLFQGPLLSNISKLSNLKHLRLQNNKFIGQIPESIGLLSGLETLELYNNSFLGNIPSSLGQLRHLELLDLRMNALNSTIPSDLGLCTNLTYVALALNQLSGNLPLSLSNLSKMVHLGLSDNFLTGEISPYLFANWTELHSLQLQNNLLSGHIPSEIGQLTKLNLLFLYNNTFSGLIPPEIGNLKDLQSLDLSGNQLSGPIPPKFWNLKNLQIMNLFSNNISGIIPPEVGNMTSLINLDLSNNQLQGELPETISRLSSLESINLFTNNFSGSIPSDLGKYCTLKYASFSNNSFSGELPPELCSGLALEQLTVNGNNFSGSLPTCLRNCSGLTRVRLDGNQFNGSITNAFGVHPELVFISISGNQFVGEISPSWGECENLTNLQMDRNRISGEIPAELGKLTQLGVLTLDSNDLSGMIPIELGKLSMLFRLNLSNNHLTGVVPLSLGNLTKLESLDLSDNKLSGDIPHELGNCEKLSTLDLSHNNLSGDMPFELGNINSLQYLLDLSSNSLSGKIPDNLGKLTLLENFNVSHNNLSGRIPTALSGMISLYSFDFSYNELTGPIPTGGMFQNASAEAFVENSDLCGNVEGLSPCNPVASSSKPSKHNKKVLIGIIVPVCALLVISVIIVASLIYRRKTELRDEEIRGINKYESYESMIWEREGKFTFGDIVKATDNFNEKYCIGKGGFGSVYRAVLATGQVVAVKKLNISDSSDIPAINRQSFENEIRMLTEVRHRNIIKLYGYCSRGSCLYLVYEYVERGSLGKVLYGVEGEMELDWATRVKIVQGVAHAIAYLHHDCSPPIVHRDISLNNILLESDFEPRLSDFGTARLLNKDSSNWTAVAGSYGYMAPELALTMRVNDKCDVYSFGVVALEVLMGRHPGELLSSLSSLKTSMQTYPDLSVKDVLDQRLPSPTGHLAEEVVFVVGVALACTRTTPEERPVMHFVAQELATRTQAYLSEPLEKITLSKLTAFQR